From Aliarcobacter butzleri, the proteins below share one genomic window:
- a CDS encoding GGDEF domain-containing protein: protein MDEMLSCEELTLKVNSLEKEVKFNNFFLKKMFDIMPSPMFYKNKNGVYEHCNDTFSRLILGIPKEEILGKTLYDLGHVIPKENADVYYEKDKSLFLTAKEQFYEGKVKCSDGVTRDYHFYKSSFVIDGEIIGLVGLMLDVSDYKKALLDLDEKNKLLNDLSITDSLTSLYNRRYFQDILEKKVNQLIRFKHQFSFAIIDVDFFKDYNDYYGHQKGDLVLEEIGKTLKNSFLRSTDYAFRIGGEEFAVLFDVNDFKDASIIMERVRKKIEDLKIEASPKSNYKYLTVSIGLGNILKLDINTNPSIIYHEVDKLLYKSKKDDKNRVTVKDIIF, encoded by the coding sequence ATGGATGAAATGTTAAGTTGTGAAGAATTAACATTAAAAGTGAATTCTCTCGAAAAGGAAGTGAAATTTAACAACTTTTTTCTAAAAAAGATGTTTGACATAATGCCTAGTCCAATGTTTTATAAAAACAAAAATGGAGTTTATGAACATTGTAATGATACTTTTTCTAGACTAATTTTAGGTATTCCAAAAGAGGAAATTTTAGGAAAAACGCTTTATGATTTAGGGCATGTTATACCAAAAGAGAATGCAGATGTTTATTATGAAAAAGATAAAAGTCTTTTTTTAACTGCAAAAGAGCAGTTTTATGAGGGAAAAGTAAAGTGTTCTGATGGAGTTACAAGAGATTATCATTTTTATAAATCATCTTTTGTTATTGATGGTGAAATTATTGGACTTGTTGGTTTGATGTTAGACGTAAGTGATTATAAAAAAGCACTTTTAGACTTAGATGAAAAGAATAAACTATTAAATGATTTATCAATTACAGATTCTTTAACATCTTTATATAATAGACGTTATTTTCAAGATATTTTAGAAAAAAAAGTAAATCAATTAATACGATTTAAACATCAATTCTCTTTTGCAATAATAGATGTGGATTTTTTTAAAGATTATAACGATTATTATGGACATCAAAAAGGCGATTTAGTTCTTGAAGAAATCGGAAAAACTTTAAAAAATAGTTTTTTACGTTCAACAGATTATGCTTTTAGAATAGGTGGAGAAGAGTTTGCAGTTTTATTTGATGTAAATGATTTTAAAGATGCTTCTATAATAATGGAAAGAGTTAGAAAAAAGATAGAAGATTTAAAAATTGAAGCTTCACCAAAATCAAACTACAAATATTTAACTGTATCGATTGGTTTAGGAAATATTTTAAAACTAGATATAAATACAAATCCTTCAATAATTTACCATGAAGTTGATAAACTTTTATATAAATCAAAAAAAGATGATAAAAATAGGGTAACAGTAAAGGATATTATATTTTAA
- a CDS encoding YebC/PmpR family DNA-binding transcriptional regulator, with amino-acid sequence MGRAFEYRKAAKMKRWGNMSRVFPKLARAIEVAAKTGVPDPEMNSALRTAILNAKAENMPKANIDAAIKRATGKDSANFSEVNFEGKGPHGVLIFVETATDNNTRTVANIKMYFNKTNGQVVPTGSLEFFFDRKAIFEFNKPSNYELEDLEMELIDAGLEELEEEDGLCLAYANYTDFGNMNSKFEELGIALTKAELKRIPNNPQEFTEAQQEDIGKLIEKLEDDDDVQAVYTNIA; translated from the coding sequence ATGGGTAGAGCCTTTGAATATAGAAAAGCAGCTAAGATGAAAAGATGGGGAAATATGTCAAGAGTTTTCCCAAAATTGGCGCGTGCTATTGAAGTAGCTGCAAAAACTGGTGTTCCTGATCCAGAAATGAATTCAGCTTTAAGAACTGCTATATTAAATGCAAAAGCTGAAAATATGCCAAAAGCAAATATTGATGCGGCTATAAAAAGAGCAACAGGAAAAGATTCTGCAAATTTTAGTGAAGTAAATTTTGAAGGAAAAGGACCTCACGGAGTTTTGATATTTGTTGAAACTGCAACAGATAACAATACAAGAACAGTTGCAAACATAAAAATGTATTTTAACAAAACAAATGGACAAGTTGTTCCAACTGGTTCTTTAGAATTTTTCTTTGATAGAAAAGCTATTTTTGAATTTAATAAACCAAGTAATTATGAACTTGAAGATTTAGAAATGGAATTAATAGATGCTGGACTTGAAGAACTTGAAGAAGAAGATGGTTTATGTTTAGCTTATGCAAATTATACAGATTTTGGAAATATGAATAGTAAGTTTGAAGAACTTGGTATCGCTTTAACAAAAGCTGAGTTAAAAAGAATTCCAAATAATCCTCAAGAGTTTACTGAAGCTCAACAAGAAGATATTGGAAAATTAATCGAAAAGCTTGAGGATGATGATGATGTTCAAGCTGTTTATACAAATATAGCATAA
- a CDS encoding MlaA family lipoprotein — protein sequence MKKIIFILLFTLVSFANEANTNDISDEFDSEFASKTKEVFDPLSGYNRVMTSFNDKFYIYVLTPTAKGYAYVVPETARIGIDNFFTNLFFPIRFTNNLLQLKFQNASEELGRFLMNTIWGLGGFMDPATNELDMKIHKEDFGQTLGFYGVGEGFHIVLPFLGPSNLRDLTGLVAGEIISPTSTMGEHTFKYKIPNNALEEFGLVSLYKVNEFSFNPNQYEIIKKDALDLYPFLRDIYTQSRQKQIEE from the coding sequence TTGAAAAAGATTATTTTTATACTACTATTTACACTTGTTAGTTTTGCAAATGAGGCTAATACAAATGATATTTCAGATGAATTTGATTCAGAGTTTGCTTCAAAAACAAAAGAAGTTTTTGATCCGCTTAGTGGATACAACAGAGTTATGACATCATTTAATGATAAATTTTATATATATGTTTTAACACCAACTGCAAAAGGTTATGCTTATGTAGTTCCAGAAACTGCAAGAATAGGAATAGATAACTTTTTTACAAACTTATTCTTTCCAATTAGATTTACAAATAATTTATTACAATTAAAATTTCAAAATGCAAGTGAAGAGTTAGGACGATTTTTGATGAATACTATCTGGGGACTTGGAGGATTTATGGATCCTGCAACAAATGAACTTGATATGAAAATTCATAAAGAAGATTTTGGGCAAACTTTAGGATTTTACGGAGTTGGTGAAGGTTTTCATATAGTTTTACCATTTTTAGGACCATCAAATTTAAGAGATTTAACTGGATTAGTTGCTGGAGAAATTATCTCACCTACTAGTACAATGGGAGAACATACATTTAAATATAAAATTCCAAATAATGCTTTAGAAGAGTTTGGTCTTGTATCTTTATATAAAGTTAATGAGTTCTCATTTAATCCAAATCAATATGAAATCATAAAAAAAGATGCTCTAGATTTATATCCATTTTTAAGAGATATTTATACTCAATCTAGACAAAAACAAATAGAGGAATAA
- a CDS encoding Tgt2/MlaC family protein gives MIKYNFSKILLLITLILSNAFALKEDEIQSEMTKKIDNVLEILQQKDKSNTQKGDDIIKIVDDVFDYELMAKIALGKEAWASITPEKQKEFSKVFEDKLKKSYIEKLELYNDQKVKIIGLKPYNNTRLQLETELLGKDGTYQINYNFYNKSKDSNEWLIYDVDLVGVSIIQTYRQQFAGILKEKTFDEMFEQFKNQ, from the coding sequence ATGATTAAATATAATTTTTCAAAAATTTTATTATTAATTACATTAATATTATCAAATGCTTTTGCTTTAAAAGAAGATGAAATACAAAGTGAAATGACAAAAAAGATTGATAATGTTTTAGAAATTTTACAGCAAAAAGATAAATCAAATACACAAAAAGGTGATGATATCATAAAAATTGTTGATGATGTTTTTGATTATGAATTAATGGCAAAAATAGCTTTAGGAAAAGAGGCTTGGGCTTCAATAACGCCTGAAAAACAAAAAGAATTTTCAAAAGTTTTTGAAGATAAATTAAAAAAATCATATATTGAAAAACTTGAACTTTACAATGACCAAAAAGTAAAAATCATCGGTCTAAAACCTTATAATAACACAAGATTACAACTTGAAACTGAACTTTTAGGAAAAGATGGAACTTATCAAATAAATTACAACTTTTATAATAAATCAAAAGATTCTAATGAATGGTTAATTTACGATGTTGATTTAGTTGGAGTAAGTATTATTCAAACTTATAGACAACAATTCGCTGGTATTTTAAAAGAAAAAACATTTGATGAGATGTTTGAACAATTTAAGAACCAATAA
- a CDS encoding efflux RND transporter permease subunit, translated as MFKKLYDTFIFKYPLLVLLLSTLFVSILGYYATKVEIDASAETLLLDDDKDLMFFREVNKRYENSNFLIVTFSPNKDLLSEESLDTIKEISKEFENVSNIKKVDSILTVPLLQSPIRPISDLVSGIDSLETKEFDKSLVKNEFLTSPIYSNALVSSDFKTTALILDLKDDKRYFELLEKRNALLAKEKNNTISNLEKQELENTILEFKAYRDLTRHNDSKNIQEIRDIIKKYESQGKIFLGGVNMIASDAVSFVKKDLLIYGLSLIIIFIFILWFIFRRIRWVIIPLLICFISIISTGGVLGIFNWEVTVISSNFVALQLIITMSIVIHLIERYRELYFRYKNANQYKLVMNTVLSKLMPCFLAIITTVVGFGSLVLSKIEPVINLGLMMSIGIVISLILSFIVFPIILLLIGKKDEFDNKSNRKISFINRCSYIVENHGKAIIVISILATIFSVIGASKLFVENSFINYFKQSTEIYKGMIVIDENLGGTTPLDIIIKFKDDEKTDVNSQTQQSEIDDFENEFAQKDEDKQYWFSQDKMQTIMAVHDYLETIPEIGKVQSLATLLKVGQLLNNGKDLDGITLALFYTQLPDDYKKLILSPFINIEANEARITMRIVDSNPKLRRNELLTKIETDLREIIKNKETTYKLSNLMVLYNNMLQSLFNSQIATAGTSILVLSIMFFLIFRLSKIVFIAIVSNLIPISLVFGIMGWLGIPLDIMTITIAAIALGIAVDDTIHFIHRFEVEYKFDHNYMNAIKRAHEGIGHAMYYTTIIIVIGFSILMLSNLVPTIYFGLLTGVVMISVLAADLLLLPKMILMLKPYNKKERL; from the coding sequence ATGTTTAAAAAACTCTACGATACTTTTATATTTAAGTATCCTCTCCTTGTTTTACTTCTTTCAACTTTATTTGTCTCTATTTTAGGCTATTATGCAACTAAAGTAGAGATTGATGCAAGTGCAGAAACTTTACTTTTAGATGATGATAAAGATTTAATGTTTTTTAGAGAAGTAAATAAAAGATATGAAAATTCAAACTTCTTAATTGTAACTTTTTCACCAAATAAAGATTTACTTTCAGAAGAAAGTTTAGACACTATAAAAGAGATTTCAAAAGAGTTTGAAAATGTTTCAAACATCAAAAAAGTCGATTCAATATTGACTGTTCCACTTTTACAATCTCCTATTCGCCCAATATCAGATTTAGTTTCTGGAATAGACTCTTTAGAAACAAAAGAGTTTGATAAATCTTTAGTTAAAAATGAATTTTTAACTTCACCAATTTATTCAAATGCTTTGGTAAGTAGTGATTTTAAAACAACAGCTTTAATTTTAGATTTAAAAGATGATAAACGATATTTTGAACTTTTAGAAAAAAGAAATGCTCTTTTAGCAAAAGAAAAAAATAACACTATTTCTAATCTTGAAAAGCAAGAGTTAGAAAATACTATTTTAGAGTTTAAAGCTTATAGAGATTTAACAAGACATAATGATAGTAAAAATATCCAAGAAATTAGAGATATTATAAAAAAATATGAAAGCCAGGGAAAAATATTTCTTGGTGGTGTAAATATGATAGCATCAGATGCCGTAAGTTTTGTAAAAAAAGATTTGCTAATTTATGGTTTAAGCTTGATTATTATCTTTATTTTTATTTTATGGTTCATTTTTAGAAGAATTAGATGGGTAATTATTCCTTTATTAATCTGTTTTATTTCTATTATTTCAACAGGAGGAGTTTTAGGAATTTTTAATTGGGAAGTTACAGTTATATCCTCAAACTTTGTCGCACTTCAACTAATTATTACAATGTCAATTGTAATTCACTTAATAGAAAGATATAGAGAATTATATTTTAGATATAAAAATGCAAACCAATACAAACTTGTAATGAATACAGTTTTATCAAAATTAATGCCTTGTTTCTTGGCTATTATTACAACAGTTGTTGGATTTGGTTCGTTAGTTTTATCAAAAATTGAACCAGTTATAAACTTAGGTTTAATGATGAGTATAGGTATTGTAATTTCATTAATACTTTCATTTATTGTTTTTCCTATTATTTTATTGCTGATTGGGAAAAAAGATGAATTTGATAATAAATCTAATAGAAAAATTTCATTTATAAATAGATGCTCATATATAGTTGAAAATCATGGAAAAGCTATTATTGTTATAAGTATTTTAGCTACTATTTTTTCAGTAATTGGTGCTTCAAAACTTTTTGTTGAAAATAGTTTTATAAATTATTTTAAACAATCAACAGAGATTTATAAAGGTATGATTGTAATAGATGAAAATCTAGGAGGAACAACTCCTCTTGATATTATCATAAAATTTAAAGATGATGAAAAAACAGATGTAAATAGTCAAACTCAACAAAGTGAAATCGATGATTTTGAAAATGAATTTGCACAAAAAGATGAAGATAAACAATATTGGTTTTCTCAAGATAAAATGCAAACAATTATGGCTGTTCATGACTATTTAGAAACTATTCCAGAAATTGGAAAAGTTCAATCACTTGCAACTTTATTAAAAGTAGGACAACTTCTAAATAATGGAAAAGATTTAGATGGTATAACTTTAGCTTTATTTTATACTCAGTTACCAGATGATTATAAAAAGCTAATTTTATCTCCATTTATAAATATTGAAGCAAATGAAGCTAGAATAACAATGAGGATAGTGGATTCAAATCCAAAATTAAGAAGAAATGAACTTTTAACTAAAATTGAAACAGATTTAAGAGAGATTATAAAAAACAAAGAAACAACTTATAAATTATCAAACTTAATGGTTTTATATAATAATATGCTTCAATCGCTATTTAATTCACAAATAGCAACAGCAGGAACATCTATTTTAGTATTATCAATAATGTTTTTTTTAATATTTAGATTATCAAAAATTGTTTTTATAGCAATAGTTTCAAATTTAATTCCTATTTCTTTAGTTTTTGGAATTATGGGATGGCTTGGAATCCCACTTGATATTATGACTATTACAATTGCAGCTATTGCTTTAGGAATTGCTGTTGATGATACAATTCACTTTATTCATAGATTTGAAGTAGAATATAAATTTGACCATAACTACATGAATGCAATAAAAAGAGCGCACGAAGGTATAGGTCATGCGATGTATTATACAACTATCATAATAGTTATTGGTTTTTCTATTTTGATGCTGTCAAATTTAGTTCCAACTATCTATTTTGGACTATTAACAGGTGTTGTTATGATTAGTGTTTTAGCAGCAGATTTATTACTATTGCCAAAAATGATTTTAATGTTAAAACCATATAATAAAAAGGAGAGATTATAA
- a CDS encoding LOG family protein: MNIAIYCGSAFGNDEIYENATKKLAQKLAQKDINIVYGGSKQGLMGIMSNESLKLKNTVTGVITYDLSSKELENENISKIYKVDTVNQRKEKMAELSDAFIAMPGGYGTFDEIFDVITSAQIGYHKKPCAFYNINGYYDKLIEFLRNCVKEGFIKESFVEMLIVSDDVDELIEKILSYKAPKNKWEI; the protein is encoded by the coding sequence ATGAATATAGCAATTTATTGTGGTTCAGCATTTGGAAATGATGAGATTTATGAAAATGCCACTAAAAAATTAGCGCAGAAATTAGCACAAAAAGATATTAATATCGTATATGGAGGTTCAAAACAAGGACTTATGGGAATAATGTCAAATGAATCTTTAAAGCTAAAAAATACTGTAACAGGTGTTATCACTTATGATTTATCTTCAAAAGAATTAGAAAATGAAAATATATCAAAAATATACAAAGTTGATACAGTAAACCAAAGAAAAGAAAAGATGGCTGAACTATCAGATGCATTTATTGCTATGCCAGGAGGTTATGGAACTTTTGATGAAATATTTGATGTTATTACATCTGCACAAATAGGTTATCATAAAAAACCATGTGCTTTTTATAATATAAATGGCTATTATGACAAATTAATTGAATTTTTAAGAAATTGTGTAAAAGAAGGTTTTATTAAAGAAAGTTTTGTTGAAATGCTGATAGTTTCGGATGATGTAGATGAATTAATAGAAAAAATATTAAGCTATAAAGCACCTAAAAATAAGTGGGAGATATAA
- a CDS encoding HAD family hydrolase, producing the protein MEKKYILFDNDGVLVETENWYYEANKKALKKLGLDLDFDFYQSIMIKGGSAFELAEINQIENDVIEKHRKIRDEYYQEFLLTKDLAIPNVKKVLNNLSKKYKMAIVTTSRRVDFELIHKNRGISDFMEFILCVEDYAKAKPNPEPYLKGLEKFGAKNEETIVVEDSQRGLISAVNAKIDCAIVKNKFTITQDFSKAKYFLETIEELEAILN; encoded by the coding sequence ATGGAAAAAAAATATATACTTTTTGATAATGATGGAGTTTTAGTAGAAACTGAGAACTGGTATTATGAAGCAAATAAAAAAGCCTTAAAAAAACTTGGATTAGATTTAGATTTTGATTTTTACCAAAGTATAATGATAAAAGGCGGTAGCGCTTTTGAATTAGCTGAAATAAATCAAATTGAAAATGATGTTATAGAAAAACATAGAAAAATTCGAGATGAATATTATCAAGAATTTTTACTAACAAAAGACCTTGCTATTCCAAATGTAAAAAAAGTTCTAAATAACCTTTCAAAAAAATATAAAATGGCAATAGTTACAACTTCAAGAAGAGTTGATTTTGAGTTAATTCATAAAAATAGAGGAATAAGTGACTTTATGGAGTTTATTCTTTGTGTAGAAGATTATGCAAAAGCTAAACCAAATCCTGAACCATATTTAAAAGGATTAGAAAAGTTTGGTGCAAAAAATGAAGAAACTATTGTAGTTGAAGATTCACAAAGAGGTCTTATTTCAGCAGTAAATGCAAAAATAGATTGCGCTATTGTAAAAAATAAATTTACAATAACACAAGATTTCTCAAAAGCTAAATATTTTTTAGAAACAATCGAAGAGTTAGAAGCTATTTTGAATTAA
- a CDS encoding TlpA family protein disulfide reductase, translated as MKNIFLISFVLLGLLFSGCGSETIDKSAISKTKKEETNIKFESQPFTLISTNEKFISVQSTPNGLDFDEFKGKKAVLVDIFATWCPPCIESIPKLRDVKEKYKDNFEIVSVLFQDDKTAEEMKKFIEEYKINYTITMGGDNQKLADEFNVKKIPEMFLFSKDGKFVKKFIGKVSQEELEKYIKVAIEN; from the coding sequence ATGAAGAATATTTTTTTAATTAGTTTTGTATTATTAGGTTTATTATTTAGTGGTTGTGGTTCTGAAACGATAGACAAAAGTGCTATTTCTAAAACAAAAAAAGAAGAAACAAATATAAAATTTGAGTCGCAACCTTTTACTCTGATTTCAACAAATGAAAAGTTTATTAGTGTTCAAAGTACTCCAAATGGTTTAGATTTTGATGAGTTTAAAGGTAAAAAAGCTGTATTAGTTGATATTTTTGCTACTTGGTGTCCACCTTGTATTGAATCAATACCTAAATTAAGAGATGTAAAAGAGAAATACAAAGATAACTTTGAAATAGTTTCAGTTTTATTTCAAGATGATAAAACAGCTGAAGAGATGAAAAAATTCATAGAAGAGTATAAAATCAATTATACAATTACTATGGGTGGAGATAATCAAAAATTAGCAGATGAATTTAATGTAAAAAAAATTCCTGAAATGTTTTTATTCTCAAAAGATGGGAAATTTGTAAAAAAATTTATAGGTAAAGTATCTCAAGAAGAGTTAGAAAAATATATAAAAGTAGCTATTGAGAATTAA
- a CDS encoding DsbA family protein: protein MQNKKLILGSLVVIIAIFVSLTFLYKSEKQTEIVSSVSNINELLVRDYSMKHGENKKNIYVVEFLDPECESCALFSPVVRKLYKEYHEDIQIVIKYLANHKNSEFAIKLLEASREQNKYDEVLDVIFEKQPLWAQHNNEKPELLWELLTAIPNLDITKLKNDMNNPKYDEIINTDTSDARKLGVRGTPTIFVNGVELKTLSTKALFDLVEAEIYK from the coding sequence ATGCAAAATAAAAAGCTGATTTTAGGTTCATTGGTTGTTATTATAGCCATATTTGTTAGTTTGACTTTTTTATATAAAAGTGAAAAACAAACTGAAATAGTATCATCTGTTTCAAATATAAATGAATTGTTAGTAAGAGATTACTCTATGAAACATGGTGAAAATAAAAAAAATATATATGTTGTAGAATTTCTTGACCCTGAATGTGAATCTTGTGCTTTATTCAGTCCTGTTGTTAGAAAATTATATAAAGAGTATCACGAAGATATTCAAATAGTTATAAAATATTTAGCAAATCATAAAAATTCAGAATTTGCTATTAAACTTTTAGAAGCTTCAAGAGAGCAAAATAAATATGATGAAGTTTTAGATGTAATATTTGAAAAACAACCTTTATGGGCGCAACACAATAATGAAAAACCAGAATTATTATGGGAACTTTTAACTGCAATTCCAAATCTTGATATTACAAAGTTAAAAAATGATATGAATAATCCTAAATATGATGAAATTATAAATACAGATACTTCAGATGCTAGAAAGTTAGGAGTTAGAGGAACTCCAACTATTTTTGTAAATGGGGTTGAATTAAAAACATTATCTACTAAAGCTTTATTTGATTTAGTAGAAGCAGAAATTTATAAATAG
- a CDS encoding disulfide oxidoreductase, producing the protein MNFIFVAFLTSLVATFGSLFFSEVMYFIPCSLCWYQRIFMYPLVFIFLMNLLYPDNKVFKYSLPLVVVGLAIAIYHNLLILKIIPETLSPCIQGVPCSVDYLNWFGFITIPLLSFLSYTAILILLILFKRKSIDAK; encoded by the coding sequence TTGAATTTTATTTTTGTGGCATTTTTAACTTCTTTAGTTGCAACGTTTGGAAGTTTGTTTTTTTCTGAAGTTATGTACTTCATACCTTGTTCTTTGTGTTGGTATCAAAGAATATTTATGTATCCACTAGTTTTTATCTTTTTGATGAATCTTTTATATCCTGATAATAAAGTTTTTAAGTATAGTTTACCATTGGTTGTTGTGGGGCTAGCAATAGCTATTTATCACAATTTATTAATATTAAAAATAATTCCAGAAACACTTTCTCCTTGTATTCAAGGTGTTCCTTGTTCTGTTGATTATCTAAATTGGTTCGGATTTATAACAATTCCTTTGTTATCTTTTCTTAGTTATACTGCCATTCTTATTTTATTAATTTTATTTAAAAGGAAAAGTATAGATGCAAAATAA